Within the Deltaproteobacteria bacterium genome, the region GCTGCGCAACCGCTGGCGCCGCCAGCACGCGCCGCCCGAGCTCCGCGACGAGATCACGCCGAAGAACATCATCATGATTGGCCCTACCGGCGTGGGAAAGACGGAGATCGCGAGACGCCTGGCCAAGATGGCGGGCGCGCCTTTCGTGAAGGTCGAGGCGAGCAAGTTCACCGAGGTCGGTTACGTGGGCCGCGACGTGGACTCCATGGTGCGCGACCTCGTCGAGAACGCGATTCAGCTCGTGCGCAGCGAAGAGACCGAGAAGGTGAAGACCCGCGCGCGCGACGCTGCCGAGGATCGCCTGCTCGACATCCTCTCCGGCGGCGGCGGCTCGTTCTTCCGGCAGCAGGGCGAGAGCAAGGACCGGCTGCGCGAGCGGCTGCGCGCGGGCACGCTCGACGACGAGCTCGTGGAGATCGATGTCGCCGAGAACGCGTTCCCGGTGATGCGCGGCTTCACGCCTGGCGGCATGGAGGAGATCAACCTCCAGGATCTCTTCGGCAACTTGCCCTTCGGGCTCGGCAAGAAGACCAAGAAGCGAAAAGTCCGTGTTCAGGAAGCGCTCGAGATCCTCCAGCAGGAAGAGGCCGGCCGGCTCGTCGACATGGATCGTGTGCAACGCGACGCCTGCAAGCGCGCGGAGCAGAGCGGCATCATCTTCATCGACGAGATCGACAAGATCGCTGGGCGCGAGGGCGGCCACGGCCCCGATGTCTCGCGCGAGGGCGTGCAGCGCGACATCTTGCCCATCGTCGAGGGCAGCACCGTCACCACCAAGTACGGCCCGGTGAAGACGGATCACGTGCTCTTCATCGCTGCTGGCGCATTTCACGTCTCGAAGCCGAGCGACCTGATCCCCGAGCTGCAGGGTCGCTTCCCCATTCGCGTGGAGCTCGAGCCGCTTGGCCAGGCGGATCTCGTGCGCATCCTCACCGAGCCGCA harbors:
- the hslU gene encoding ATP-dependent protease ATPase subunit HslU, with product MASSLTPREIVSELDRYIVGQRAAKRAVAIALRNRWRRQHAPPELRDEITPKNIIMIGPTGVGKTEIARRLAKMAGAPFVKVEASKFTEVGYVGRDVDSMVRDLVENAIQLVRSEETEKVKTRARDAAEDRLLDILSGGGGSFFRQQGESKDRLRERLRAGTLDDELVEIDVAENAFPVMRGFTPGGMEEINLQDLFGNLPFGLGKKTKKRKVRVQEALEILQQEEAGRLVDMDRVQRDACKRAEQSGIIFIDEIDKIAGREGGHGPDVSREGVQRDILPIVEGSTVTTKYGPVKTDHVLFIAAGAFHVSKPSDLIPELQGRFPIRVELEPLGQADLVRILTEPQNSLIRQYSALLAAEGVTLTVDEGAIAEIARIAQSVNERAQNIGARRLHTVLEKLLDELSFGATELPEKSFKIDAAYVKKQLDEVLKDEDLSKYIL